The stretch of DNA GCCGGTGAACTCCCAGGAGTCGAGCCAGACCGGCTGGAACCACGGCGCCAACCGCCCCCAGAGTCCCGCGAACTCGGTGACGGGGCCCTCGACGATCGTCCCCTGCGCGTTCGCCGCGAGCCACGAGGAGAACGTCGCCGAGAGCCCGCCGGCGGAGCCGTAGATCGCCTTGTGACCGCTCACGCCCTGATCGCGCATCGTCGGGCCGTTGGACTCGTCGCCCGTGCCGATGCGCTCGGCGTCGTAGGGACCCCACGTGGCGAAGTACTCCCAGACGATCTCACCCTGCGGGGTGACCTCGATCACGCGGTGGTTCATCGAGTCGACGATCAGCGTGTTGCCGTTGGGGAGCCGGTCTGCGTCCCGCGGCCAGGAGAGCGACGCCGAGGAGCCCGCGCTCCAGACGTGCTCCCACTCGCCGTCGTCGTTCTTCGTGTACTCGATCACGCGGTCGTTCTCGCTGTCGGCGACGAGGATCGTCGGGTCGCCGCCCTCGGTGGTGAGCCAGTCGGGGTTGTGCTGCTCATACAGCGTCGAGTGATCGCCGTCCTCGCCGAGGCGTTCGGTTATCTCCTTGGACTCGATGTTCACGGCGATCACCTGATCGAAGTTCCGCGGCGAGAGCAGCAGTTCGCTGCCGTTGCGGATCACCTCCACGTCGTTGACGTGGGTCCAGTCTTTCGCGAAGCCGCCGTCCGTGCTGTTGGGGTAGTGGTTGCGGAACGTCCACTCCCAGTCGACCTCGCCGTCGACGCGGTCGTACAGCACCGCGCGGTCGTCCGAGCACGCACAGGACTCGTTCCAGTTGCGCATGTTGGCGATGGCGAGGTGGGTGTCGTTGTACACGTCGATGTCGTGGGTGTCGTGGTAGGGGAGCGTCTCCTCCCAGACGCGCTCCTTGGTCTCGGGGTCGAGTTCGTAGACGTTCGTCCCGTCGGGGTTGGTCGAGACCACGAGCAGGTTCCCGTTCTCCATCGGGTCCACGTCGTAGAACCAGCGTGCGCCGATCATGTCCTCGTACACCCACTCGGTCGTCCCGTTGCCGCTGGTCGACACGACCCGGGCGGGCTTCTTGGCGTTGCCCTCGCCCTGGAAGTGGTAGCCCTGAATCCCGATCACGGTGGAGTCGTTCGCCGGCTGTGCCATCGTGCCGGCTTCGAGTTCGCTTACGGCGCCGGCCTCCTCGTCACCGCCGACGCCGAGGGCGGCGCCCGCAGCGGGCGCGAGCAGCGAGAGAACCAACAGAAGCGCCACCCCGCGGACGAGCCAGAGGCGGGATGGGAGACTGCGTTGCATACTCGCGCAAACGCTGGCGCGTGGGAAGGTGTTGCGATCCCGTGCGGGCTACATCACGCCGCTGGTCCGCACCGCGAAGTAGACCACGAACGCGCCCGCGAGCAGCCACTGGCCGACGTGGATCTCTTTCCGTTCGCCGGCGGCGAGCTTCACGATGGGGTAGGAGACGATCCCCGCGGCGATCCCGTACGCGATCGAGAAGGTAAACGGCATCACCATGATCGTCATCCCGGCCGGGATCGCGTAGGTGAGATCGTCCCACGCGACCTCGACAGCGTTGCCGAGCATCACGACGCCGATGACCACCAGCGCGATGTGGGAGGCGTACTCAGGAATCCCCGCGGCGATCGGGACGAACGCCAACGAGAGCACGAACAGTCCGGCGACGGTCAGCGCCGTCAGGCCGGTGCGGCCGCCCTCCTCGACGCCGGTCGCGGACTCGATGTACGTCGTCACCGTCGAGGTGCCGAGCATCCCGCCGACGGTGGTGCCGACCGCGTCGGCCATCAGCGGCTTGTCGATGTCGGGGAGGTTCCCGTCGTCGTCGAGAAAGCCCGCCGCCTGCCCGACGCCGACCAACGTCCCCGCGGTGTCGAAGAAGTCGACGAAGAAGAACGTGAACACGATCAGCGCGAACGTGAACGCGTCGACGTTCGCGAAGCCGGAGACGAACGCGCCCGCGAGCGGCCGGATGTCGTACGCCGCGAGGCTGTACGTCGTCGTCGAGCCGGTGAGGAAGATGTCCGTCGCGATCGAGGCGCCGGCGACGTTCTCGGGGTTGTAGGCGGTGTATCCTAGCGCCGCGGCGGCGTAGCCAGCGACGGTCGTCCCGAGGATGCCGACGACGATCGACCCGCGAACCCCGCGGGCGTACAGCCCGAACGTGAACAACAGGCCCGCGACCGAGATCAGCGCCACCGGGTCCTTCGCGAACACCGGCGAGAGCGTCAGGAACGTCGCTGGGTCGCCCGCAACCACCCGCATCGACTCGAAGCCGATGAGTGCGAGGAAGAGGCCGATCCCCGACCCCACCGCGAGCTTCACCGGTTCGGGAAACAGTTTGATCACGTACTCACGCGCGCCGACGGCGGTGAGCGCGATGAAGATTACCCCCTCGACGACGACTGCGGCGAGGGCGGTCTGCCACGGGACCCCCATCCCGAGCACGACCGTGAACGCGAAGAAGGCGTTCAGCCCCAGCCCGGGCGCCTGCGCGAACGGGCGGTTGGCGTACAGCGCCATCACTAGCGTCGCGGTCGCCGCCGAGATGATGGTGACCACGGCGAGCATCGCCCGGATCCGGCCGTCGCCGATCCCCTCGATCGTGATCGCGTTCGCGAGCACCGCGGGGTTGACGACCACGATGTAGCTCATGGTCAAGAACGTGGTCAACCCCGCCAAGAGTTCGGTCCTGACGGTGGTGTCGTGGCTGTCCAGATCGAAGTAGTCGGCCAGCGTCTCTGTGAGACCCATCCGTATGGGTGCACATCGAGACGGACGAGTACTTGAGGCTTTCCCTCCGGTATACACAAACGCGCCCAAACATGACGGGCGAGTGGCGAATACGTGGCGGTACACGGAAGCGGTATTCACGAACGTGGATTACCGCGAGGAGCGTGCCGTCGTCAGCGGTCGTCGAACGTCGTCAGCGCGCCCACGGGCGCGTCGGTGATCTCGCGGGCGCGGTCCATCCCCTCGTCGCCGACGGCGATCAGGGTGAACACGCCGCCGACGGTCGCGCCGACCTGCTTCACGATGTCGAGCAGGAGTTCCTGCGTCTCGCCCGAGCGGATCAGGTCGTCGACGACGAGCACGGTGTCGCCCGCCGAGACGGCGTCGGCGGGGAGGTAGTAGGTGAGCTCGATCCCCGACGCGAGTCGTTGGCGGGACTCGACGAACTCCTCGACGGCGGTCTCCTTGCGTTTCTTCGCGTAGACGATGTCGGCGTCGAAGTAGGAGGCCATCGCGGCGCCCAGCGTGATCCCGTCGGTCGCGGCGGTCAGCACCACGTCCGGGCGGTCGAACGCGAACGACTCGGCGGCGACGGGCGCGACGAGGTCGAGGAACGACTGGTCGAACACGGCGGCGCTGTTGTCGACGTACCCCTCGTCGTCGACGGTGATCCGGGACTCCAGCTCCTCGGCCAGCGCCTCCCGACCGACGCTCTCGACGGTCTCGCGGGCACGCTCGATGCCGGGCAGGACGTGCCCGTTGACGTAGCGGTTCAGATCCCCCGCCGGCAGGCCGGTGAGCTCGGCGAGCTCGTCGTACGTTCGACTGCGCTTCAGCGTCCGCAGAACGGCGACGGCCCGTAGCTGCAGGGCCGCCTTCTCTGCACGGTTCATGGATATCCTCACGGTTGCACAACCATGAACACGTCGAACGACGGTCGTACGAAAAACGGACGGGGGCGTGCCCAGCAGTCGCCGATCGCTACCGGTCGGCCAGCAGCTCCGACGCGGTTACGAGCGCCTCCATCTCGACGCCGTGGTCGGCGAGGTTCTCCCGGCCGCCCTCCTCGCGGTCGACGACCAGCAGCGCGCGGTTCACCTCGGC from Halolamina sediminis encodes:
- a CDS encoding phosphoribosyltransferase family protein, which translates into the protein MNRAEKAALQLRAVAVLRTLKRSRTYDELAELTGLPAGDLNRYVNGHVLPGIERARETVESVGREALAEELESRITVDDEGYVDNSAAVFDQSFLDLVAPVAAESFAFDRPDVVLTAATDGITLGAAMASYFDADIVYAKKRKETAVEEFVESRQRLASGIELTYYLPADAVSAGDTVLVVDDLIRSGETQELLLDIVKQVGATVGGVFTLIAVGDEGMDRAREITDAPVGALTTFDDR
- a CDS encoding NCS2 family permease, which gives rise to MGLTETLADYFDLDSHDTTVRTELLAGLTTFLTMSYIVVVNPAVLANAITIEGIGDGRIRAMLAVVTIISAATATLVMALYANRPFAQAPGLGLNAFFAFTVVLGMGVPWQTALAAVVVEGVIFIALTAVGAREYVIKLFPEPVKLAVGSGIGLFLALIGFESMRVVAGDPATFLTLSPVFAKDPVALISVAGLLFTFGLYARGVRGSIVVGILGTTVAGYAAAALGYTAYNPENVAGASIATDIFLTGSTTTYSLAAYDIRPLAGAFVSGFANVDAFTFALIVFTFFFVDFFDTAGTLVGVGQAAGFLDDDGNLPDIDKPLMADAVGTTVGGMLGTSTVTTYIESATGVEEGGRTGLTALTVAGLFVLSLAFVPIAAGIPEYASHIALVVIGVVMLGNAVEVAWDDLTYAIPAGMTIMVMPFTFSIAYGIAAGIVSYPIVKLAAGERKEIHVGQWLLAGAFVVYFAVRTSGVM
- a CDS encoding aryl-sulfate sulfotransferase; this encodes MQRSLPSRLWLVRGVALLLVLSLLAPAAGAALGVGGDEEAGAVSELEAGTMAQPANDSTVIGIQGYHFQGEGNAKKPARVVSTSGNGTTEWVYEDMIGARWFYDVDPMENGNLLVVSTNPDGTNVYELDPETKERVWEETLPYHDTHDIDVYNDTHLAIANMRNWNESCACSDDRAVLYDRVDGEVDWEWTFRNHYPNSTDGGFAKDWTHVNDVEVIRNGSELLLSPRNFDQVIAVNIESKEITERLGEDGDHSTLYEQHNPDWLTTEGGDPTILVADSENDRVIEYTKNDDGEWEHVWSAGSSASLSWPRDADRLPNGNTLIVDSMNHRVIEVTPQGEIVWEYFATWGPYDAERIGTGDESNGPTMRDQGVSGHKAIYGSAGGLSATFSSWLAANAQGTIVEGPVTEFAGLWGRLAPWFQPVWLDSWEFTGVVGAVLILFGWGLSEAVRERDRIADAARSLRQQVV